The following coding sequences are from one Holophagales bacterium window:
- a CDS encoding phage tail protein: MAQPYVGEIRMFAGNFAPAGWQFCEGQLLPVSENETLFNLIGTTYGGDGQSTFALPDLRGRIPIHQGNSFILAESGGAEEITLTVNQIPAHSHAFLASTNVANSSSPAGALPAQSAAADLYIEDTASASLSASSVTSVGGSQPHTNFQPYLCVDFIISLFGIFPSPT; encoded by the coding sequence ATGGCACAACCCTATGTCGGCGAGATCCGGATGTTCGCGGGGAACTTCGCCCCCGCGGGCTGGCAGTTCTGCGAAGGCCAGCTCCTGCCGGTCTCCGAGAACGAAACGCTCTTCAACCTCATCGGAACGACGTACGGGGGCGACGGGCAGTCGACCTTCGCCCTGCCCGACCTGCGCGGCCGGATTCCGATCCACCAGGGCAACAGCTTCATCCTCGCGGAATCGGGGGGAGCCGAGGAGATCACCCTGACGGTGAACCAGATCCCCGCGCACTCCCACGCCTTTCTCGCCTCGACGAACGTCGCGAACTCGAGCTCGCCGGCCGGGGCCCTGCCGGCGCAGTCGGCCGCGGCGGACCTCTACATCGAGGATACGGCGTCGGCGAGCCTCAGCGCTTCGTCCGTGACGTCCGTCGGCGGAAGCCAGCCCCACACGAACTTCCAGCCCTACCTCTGCGTCGACTTCATCATCAGCCTCTTCGGGATCTTCCCGTCCCCG
- a CDS encoding phage tail protein: MAEPFLSEIRLMSFVFAPRGWALCNGQLLPINENQALFSLLGTTYGGDGRVNFALPDLRGRTPIHVGSGHTLGERGGEQAHTLSIAELPTHVHVAQATTLEGDTPLPVGNVLADSPSQLYAAASGLTALGASTVTNTGGSQAHLNMQPFLTLSFCIALQGIFPSQN, encoded by the coding sequence ATGGCCGAACCCTTCCTCTCCGAAATCCGGCTCATGAGCTTCGTGTTCGCCCCCAGGGGGTGGGCCCTCTGCAACGGCCAGCTCCTTCCGATCAACGAGAACCAGGCACTTTTTTCACTCCTCGGGACGACGTACGGCGGGGACGGCCGCGTGAACTTCGCCCTCCCGGACCTGCGCGGCCGGACCCCGATCCACGTCGGGAGCGGGCACACGCTCGGGGAAAGAGGGGGCGAGCAGGCCCACACCCTCTCGATCGCCGAGCTGCCGACCCACGTCCACGTCGCGCAGGCGACGACCCTCGAGGGCGACACGCCGCTCCCCGTCGGCAACGTCCTCGCGGACTCGCCGAGCCAGCTCTACGCGGCGGCCTCGGGCCTGACGGCGCTCGGGGCCAGTACGGTCACGAACACAGGGGGGAGCCAGGCTCACCTGAACATGCAGCCCTTCCTGACGCTCAGCTTCTGCATCGCGCTGCAGGGCATCTTCCCGAGCCAGAACTGA